In a genomic window of Dyadobacter fermentans DSM 18053:
- a CDS encoding RNA polymerase sigma factor, with the protein MNQEENISSASELNIRLWQRFKAGDSEALGQLAQTHYRALYNYATKFSSDPDFIRDSIQELYLELWERRNFLSETAFVKSYLLKALRHKLIKESIRLKRFHEPQAALFDTDPSDPSIETNIIEDEQIRFQNGHLKHIISLLSKRQQEIIYLRFYQNLDNEDIASVMGLGRQSVSNLLYRTLKEIKEIWAPAEFFWVLLVMLS; encoded by the coding sequence TTGAATCAGGAAGAAAACATATCTAGCGCCAGTGAGCTGAATATCAGGCTCTGGCAGCGGTTCAAGGCCGGCGATTCGGAGGCGCTCGGGCAGCTCGCCCAAACGCACTACCGGGCGTTGTACAACTACGCCACCAAATTCTCCTCCGATCCCGATTTCATCCGCGACTCCATTCAGGAGCTTTACCTCGAACTCTGGGAGCGCCGCAATTTCCTCTCCGAAACGGCATTCGTCAAATCCTACCTGCTCAAAGCGCTCCGTCACAAACTCATCAAAGAGAGCATCCGCCTGAAACGTTTCCACGAGCCGCAGGCAGCGCTTTTCGACACCGACCCATCCGACCCGTCCATCGAAACGAATATCATCGAAGACGAGCAAATCCGTTTTCAGAACGGCCACCTCAAACACATCATCTCGCTCCTTTCCAAAAGGCAGCAGGAAATCATTTACCTGCGCTTCTACCAAAACCTCGACAACGAAGACATCGCCAGCGTCATGGGCCTCGGCCGCCAGAGCGTCTCTAACCTGCTTTACCGGACATTGAAAGAGATCAAGGAAATCTGGGCACCTGCGGAGTTTTTTTGGGTGTTGCTGGTAATGTTATCATAG
- a CDS encoding FecR family protein, whose translation MSSYRIFTVEELATDESFRCWVMAPTPELDRHWQQWLLKNPDHAGVVTRARELVLAVHDIYKDELSDDMVRHEIAEITRMAEERKAEGPVPFYQRAAWRAAAVLLLTGGLSWLYYTNHSTVKSTVNAQQIALEMLTQTNRTELETTVLLSDNSVATLAKGSSIRYPRQFAGRERRVYLTGEAFFDVARNPQQPFLVYTNETVTKVLGTSFRVKAFEGDNTEMVAVKTGRVSVFPKKDYETHHGGNTVAGVILNPNQQVIYNRKDNKLEKAAKANPVLLAESAVLKDQVFDDKPVSDAFEALAKAYGITIVYHAETLSNCMISAQFGEENLKQRLNAICQAIGAGYDMENGRVVISSKGCN comes from the coding sequence ATGAGCTCATACCGAATTTTTACCGTGGAGGAACTGGCGACGGATGAATCGTTTCGCTGCTGGGTGATGGCGCCCACACCGGAACTCGACCGTCACTGGCAGCAGTGGCTGCTCAAAAATCCCGACCATGCCGGCGTGGTGACGCGGGCGCGGGAGCTTGTGCTTGCAGTGCATGACATTTACAAGGATGAGCTTTCCGATGATATGGTGCGCCATGAGATCGCGGAGATTACCCGTATGGCCGAGGAGCGCAAGGCGGAAGGTCCGGTGCCATTTTACCAGCGCGCTGCGTGGCGCGCCGCCGCGGTGTTGCTGCTGACAGGCGGACTGAGCTGGCTGTATTACACCAATCACAGCACGGTGAAGAGCACCGTGAATGCGCAGCAGATTGCTTTGGAAATGCTGACCCAAACCAACCGGACCGAACTGGAAACGACCGTGCTCCTGAGCGACAACAGCGTGGCGACGCTCGCCAAAGGCAGCAGCATCCGGTACCCGCGCCAGTTCGCCGGGCGCGAGCGCCGTGTGTACCTCACCGGTGAGGCGTTTTTTGACGTCGCCAGGAACCCGCAGCAGCCTTTCCTGGTGTACACCAATGAAACGGTGACGAAAGTCCTCGGGACGAGCTTCCGCGTGAAGGCGTTCGAAGGGGATAATACCGAAATGGTGGCCGTGAAAACAGGGCGCGTGTCGGTGTTTCCGAAGAAAGACTATGAGACGCACCACGGCGGTAATACGGTGGCGGGCGTGATCCTGAACCCAAACCAGCAGGTGATTTATAACCGCAAGGATAACAAACTCGAAAAAGCGGCGAAAGCCAACCCGGTGCTCCTGGCCGAATCGGCGGTGCTGAAAGACCAGGTTTTTGACGATAAACCGGTGTCCGACGCCTTCGAAGCACTGGCGAAAGCTTACGGGATCACGATTGTGTATCACGCCGAAACGCTTTCCAACTGCATGATTAGCGCGCAGTTTGGGGAAGAAAACCTGAAACAACGATTGAATGCGATATGCCAGGCCATCGGCGCCGGCTATGATATGGAGAATGGTCGCGTTGTGATCAGTTCCAAAGGTTGTAATTGA